In Zalophus californianus isolate mZalCal1 chromosome 4, mZalCal1.pri.v2, whole genome shotgun sequence, the following proteins share a genomic window:
- the PTAFR gene encoding platelet-activating factor receptor isoform X1, whose product MLSVAPVSPSACCHSLDHCFCCFSGAAGFYHQLPLPTMATGANNSSRVDSEFRYTLFPIVYSIIFVLGVIANSYVLWVFSCLYPSKKLNEIKIFMVNLTVADLLFLVTLPLWIVYYHNQGNWILPKFLCNLAGCFFFINTYCSVAFLAVITYNRFQAVTQPIKTAQDTTRKRGFSVSLIIWVAIVAAASYFFILDSTNVVPNKTGSGNITRCFEHYEKGSMPVLIIHVFLVFSFFLVFLIIFFCNLIIIRRLLMQPVQLQHNAEVKRRALWMVCTVLAVFIICFVPHHIVQLPWTLAELDFQNSSFHQAINDAHQVTLCLLSTNCVLDPIIYCFLTKKFRKHLTEKFYSMRSSQKCSRATSETGTEVVMPLNHLPVHFLKK is encoded by the coding sequence GCGCGGCAGGATTCTACCACCAGCTGCCCCTGCCAACCATGGCGACAGGGGCAAATAATTCCTCTCGTGTGGACTCTGAGTTCCGGTATACCCTCTTCCCGATTGTTTACAGCATCATCTTTGTGCTGGGCGTCATCGCCAACAGCTATGTGCTATGGGTCTTTTCCTGCCTGTACCCTTCCAAGAAACTCAACGAGATAAAGATCTTCATGGTGAACCTCACCGTGGCTGACCTGCTCTTCTTGGTCACTCTGCCCCTGTGGATCGTCTACTACCACAACCAGGGCAACTGGATTCTCCCCAAATTCCTGTGCAACCTGGCTGGCTGCTTCTTCTTCATCAACACCTACTGCTCAGTGGCCTTCCTGGCTGTCATCACTTACAACCGTTTCCAGGCAGTGACCCAGCCCATCAAGACAGCTCAGGACACCACCCGCAAGCGTGGTTTCTCCGTGTCCCTGATCATCTGGGTGGCCATTGTGGCTGCGGCATCCTACTTCTTCATCCTGGACTCCACCAACGTGGTGCCCAACAAGACTGGCTCAGGCAACATCACACGTTGCTTTGAGCATTACGAGAAGGGCAGCATGCCTGTCCTCATCATCCACGTCTTCCTTGTGTTCAGCTTCTTCCTTGTATTTCTCATCATCTTCTTCTGCAACCTGATCATCATCCGCAGGCTGCTCATGCAGCCGGTGCAGCTGCAGCACAACGCAGAAGTCAAGCGCCGCGCGCTGTGGATGGTCTGCACGGTCTTGGCTGTGTTCATCATATGCTTTGTGCCCCACCACATTGTGCAGCTGCCCTGGACCCTGGCTGAGCTGGACTTCCAGAACAGCAGCTTCCACCAGGCCATCAACGACGCCCATCAGGTCACTCTCTGCCTTCTTAGCACCAATTGCGTTTTAGACCCCATCATCTACTGTTTCCTCACCAAGAAGTTTCGCAAGCACCTCACTGAGAAGTTCTATAGCATGCGCAGCAGCCAGAAATGCTCCCGGGCCACCTCGGAGACTGGCACTGAAGTGGTCATGCCGCTCAACCACCTCCCTGTCCATTTCCTCAAAAAGTAG
- the PTAFR gene encoding platelet-activating factor receptor isoform X2, whose product MATGANNSSRVDSEFRYTLFPIVYSIIFVLGVIANSYVLWVFSCLYPSKKLNEIKIFMVNLTVADLLFLVTLPLWIVYYHNQGNWILPKFLCNLAGCFFFINTYCSVAFLAVITYNRFQAVTQPIKTAQDTTRKRGFSVSLIIWVAIVAAASYFFILDSTNVVPNKTGSGNITRCFEHYEKGSMPVLIIHVFLVFSFFLVFLIIFFCNLIIIRRLLMQPVQLQHNAEVKRRALWMVCTVLAVFIICFVPHHIVQLPWTLAELDFQNSSFHQAINDAHQVTLCLLSTNCVLDPIIYCFLTKKFRKHLTEKFYSMRSSQKCSRATSETGTEVVMPLNHLPVHFLKK is encoded by the coding sequence ATGGCGACAGGGGCAAATAATTCCTCTCGTGTGGACTCTGAGTTCCGGTATACCCTCTTCCCGATTGTTTACAGCATCATCTTTGTGCTGGGCGTCATCGCCAACAGCTATGTGCTATGGGTCTTTTCCTGCCTGTACCCTTCCAAGAAACTCAACGAGATAAAGATCTTCATGGTGAACCTCACCGTGGCTGACCTGCTCTTCTTGGTCACTCTGCCCCTGTGGATCGTCTACTACCACAACCAGGGCAACTGGATTCTCCCCAAATTCCTGTGCAACCTGGCTGGCTGCTTCTTCTTCATCAACACCTACTGCTCAGTGGCCTTCCTGGCTGTCATCACTTACAACCGTTTCCAGGCAGTGACCCAGCCCATCAAGACAGCTCAGGACACCACCCGCAAGCGTGGTTTCTCCGTGTCCCTGATCATCTGGGTGGCCATTGTGGCTGCGGCATCCTACTTCTTCATCCTGGACTCCACCAACGTGGTGCCCAACAAGACTGGCTCAGGCAACATCACACGTTGCTTTGAGCATTACGAGAAGGGCAGCATGCCTGTCCTCATCATCCACGTCTTCCTTGTGTTCAGCTTCTTCCTTGTATTTCTCATCATCTTCTTCTGCAACCTGATCATCATCCGCAGGCTGCTCATGCAGCCGGTGCAGCTGCAGCACAACGCAGAAGTCAAGCGCCGCGCGCTGTGGATGGTCTGCACGGTCTTGGCTGTGTTCATCATATGCTTTGTGCCCCACCACATTGTGCAGCTGCCCTGGACCCTGGCTGAGCTGGACTTCCAGAACAGCAGCTTCCACCAGGCCATCAACGACGCCCATCAGGTCACTCTCTGCCTTCTTAGCACCAATTGCGTTTTAGACCCCATCATCTACTGTTTCCTCACCAAGAAGTTTCGCAAGCACCTCACTGAGAAGTTCTATAGCATGCGCAGCAGCCAGAAATGCTCCCGGGCCACCTCGGAGACTGGCACTGAAGTGGTCATGCCGCTCAACCACCTCCCTGTCCATTTCCTCAAAAAGTAG